From Actinoplanes oblitus, a single genomic window includes:
- a CDS encoding ATP-binding protein: protein MRLRRRLNRGFAALLALFTAFLVVQVGMGARLRDDHDRRSARIDAAREANRLALQRMTDAETGVRGFQLTGERLFLEPYQSGRGAGLAALARAAAQTSDRQTRDLLRAEQQAADDWLREFADPAASGGARDNPLGKQLFDRLRAINAAADDAIQAEWRAENAAARRTGRLLAVVSGVLVLAVLGAGYLLVRVSHRQLLVPLARVGDTIRRQAAGDRSARAEAAGAAELRTVIEALNDLAAQTEELLAAEQARTARAWLSQAVVAELQREGVDPAVLGNRVAARIGGALGADAVYGDLFVPGTGQVAVRWPDTAPELPAVAGAELRAVPPGRPVPCAGGLAVSIGGDAECPGGHLLVVRDFLPGFTEPEHRLLTRVGREIERALRQLSIRTQQDLLISELRMLDQRKDVFIQTVTHELRTPLTSILGYAEMIADQDDELNPMQRRSVNAILRNAHRLQDTIGDLLLLDRPADAAGAATEPLDVAVLATAVHAELEAAAHAKNLTVSFEAEPAWVRGDQTQLRRALRKLLENAIKFTPAGGSVTWHCDADERAVTVAVTDTGIGIPPEDVPGLFTPFHRAGNAMDQAVQGPGLGLAIVRDIVRDHGGSIAVQSVVGRGSTFTITLPAVPVPAPVPMPAS, encoded by the coding sequence GTGAGGCTGCGGCGCCGGCTCAACCGGGGCTTCGCCGCCCTGCTGGCGTTGTTCACGGCGTTCCTCGTGGTGCAGGTCGGCATGGGCGCGCGGCTGCGCGACGACCACGACCGGCGCTCGGCGCGGATCGACGCCGCTCGTGAGGCCAACCGGCTCGCCCTGCAGCGGATGACCGACGCCGAGACCGGGGTGCGCGGCTTCCAGCTCACCGGCGAGCGGCTCTTCCTGGAGCCGTACCAGAGCGGCCGTGGCGCCGGCCTCGCGGCGCTGGCCCGGGCCGCCGCGCAGACCTCTGACCGGCAGACCCGCGACCTGCTGCGCGCCGAGCAGCAGGCGGCCGACGACTGGCTCCGTGAGTTCGCCGACCCCGCCGCGAGCGGCGGCGCCCGGGACAACCCCCTGGGCAAGCAGCTCTTCGACCGGCTCCGGGCGATCAACGCGGCCGCCGACGACGCGATCCAGGCCGAGTGGCGGGCCGAGAACGCCGCCGCCCGGCGTACCGGACGACTCCTCGCCGTCGTCTCCGGCGTCCTGGTGCTCGCCGTCCTGGGCGCGGGCTACCTGCTGGTCCGGGTCAGCCACCGGCAGCTGCTGGTCCCGCTGGCCCGGGTCGGCGACACCATCCGGCGGCAGGCGGCCGGCGACCGGTCGGCCCGCGCCGAGGCGGCCGGTGCGGCCGAGCTGCGCACCGTGATCGAGGCGCTCAACGACCTGGCCGCGCAGACCGAGGAACTGCTCGCCGCCGAGCAGGCCCGGACCGCCCGCGCCTGGCTGTCCCAGGCGGTGGTCGCCGAGCTGCAGCGGGAGGGCGTCGACCCGGCGGTCCTCGGCAACCGGGTGGCCGCCCGGATCGGCGGCGCGCTCGGCGCCGACGCGGTGTACGGCGACCTGTTCGTGCCGGGCACCGGCCAGGTCGCGGTGCGCTGGCCGGACACGGCGCCGGAGCTGCCCGCGGTGGCCGGCGCCGAGCTGCGGGCCGTGCCGCCCGGCCGGCCGGTACCGTGCGCCGGCGGCCTGGCCGTGTCGATCGGCGGCGACGCCGAGTGCCCGGGCGGCCATCTGCTGGTGGTCCGGGACTTCCTGCCGGGCTTCACCGAGCCGGAGCACCGGCTGCTGACCAGGGTGGGGCGGGAGATCGAGCGGGCGCTGCGGCAGCTGAGCATCCGGACCCAGCAAGACCTGCTGATCAGCGAGCTGCGGATGCTCGACCAGCGCAAGGACGTCTTCATCCAGACCGTCACGCACGAGCTGCGCACGCCGCTGACCAGCATCCTCGGGTACGCCGAGATGATCGCCGACCAGGACGACGAGCTGAACCCGATGCAGCGCCGCTCGGTCAACGCCATCCTGCGCAACGCGCACCGGCTCCAGGACACCATCGGCGACCTGCTGCTGCTGGACCGGCCGGCCGACGCGGCGGGCGCCGCCACCGAGCCGCTCGACGTGGCGGTGCTGGCCACCGCGGTGCACGCCGAGCTGGAGGCGGCGGCGCACGCCAAGAACCTCACGGTGAGCTTCGAGGCCGAGCCGGCCTGGGTGCGCGGCGACCAGACCCAGCTACGGCGGGCGCTGCGCAAGCTGCTGGAGAACGCGATCAAGTTCACCCCGGCCGGCGGCAGCGTGACCTGGCACTGCGACGCGGACGAGCGGGCCGTGACGGTCGCCGTCACGGACACCGGCATCGGTATCCCGCCGGAGGACGTGCCCGGCCTGTTCACCCCGTTCCATCGAGCCGGCAACGCGATGGACCAGGCGGTGCAGGGGCCCGGTCTGGGCCTGGCGATCGTCCGGGACATCGTCCGGGACCACGGTGGCAGCATCGCCGTGCAGTCGGTGGTCGGCCGGGGCAGCACCTTCACCATCACCCTGCCGGCCGTGCCGGTGCCCGCCCCGGTGCCGATGCCGGCGTCCTGA
- a CDS encoding DUF6230 family protein, translating into MEDSQSVTAAGRTNWRRFAVAVGVPTAVATGLVVALAQGALAANITVSGTQFKLTADHLEGSGFTQYSGQLKDADGKPILAAMSGINHADIYNLCQSVLAPGGIATLKITAATTAKFDAGNPNGSAANAVQADDLLIGMSELGGDATFKDIEIGRDASLVDADGAKEHGAKGGFAQQASGVSIDKLQQQAYLTTASSFKLKGMSLKLLGGKQECF; encoded by the coding sequence GTGGAGGATTCGCAGAGCGTCACCGCCGCCGGGCGCACCAACTGGCGCCGGTTCGCGGTGGCCGTGGGCGTTCCCACCGCCGTGGCCACCGGTCTCGTCGTTGCTCTTGCTCAGGGCGCCCTTGCCGCGAACATCACGGTGTCGGGCACGCAGTTCAAGCTGACGGCGGACCACCTCGAGGGCAGTGGCTTCACCCAGTACAGCGGGCAGCTGAAGGACGCTGACGGCAAGCCGATCCTGGCGGCCATGTCCGGTATCAACCACGCCGACATCTACAACCTGTGCCAGTCGGTTCTTGCGCCGGGCGGCATCGCCACCCTTAAGATCACGGCTGCCACGACCGCCAAGTTCGACGCCGGCAACCCGAATGGCTCGGCGGCGAACGCGGTGCAGGCTGACGACCTGCTGATCGGCATGTCGGAGCTGGGCGGCGACGCCACGTTCAAGGACATCGAGATCGGCCGGGACGCCTCCCTGGTCGACGCTGACGGCGCGAAGGAGCACGGCGCGAAGGGCGGCTTCGCCCAGCAGGCGAGCGGCGTGAGCATCGACAAGCTGCAGCAGCAGGCGTACCTCACCACCGCGTCGAGCTTCAAGCTGAAGGGCATGAGCCTCAAGCTGCTCGGCGGCAAGCAGGAATGCTTCTGA
- a CDS encoding DUF6114 domain-containing protein has protein sequence MATDNFWGKFRRWRRSRPFWGGLFLLWSAFFLFLSSNLSLLTEMRLEIHVGPQGFLSYVLPVLMLLCGLLVWFTPAQRMFYGIIGLLTAVYSFIGLNFGGWFIGMLNGIIGGALAISWTPRPTRPDVPKLGPTDATGPDNHAQGPSGDPLFPGENTEAIQIAGHDDRPHETSAVRPPAQSDSSILPGFDQPRGDLPGPRRGLNRKALAIIMVPALVGATVVIGSRVPASADDCPEGLPSIATSVSPSATASTKASATKSADSPASAKPDGKLTTTGAADSGKENTTPASASASASASAATDDDGNPILDGISDVVDGVGNLLGLGDDEASSSPSASPSPSATETAKPTTEPTDAATTTPATGGATAATSAPAKSTSATPSVSASTDVIPCLGARQENKIADDGGIPKSAIKPGKMKVSSLTLYNSTYEGVADVPTQNGVIKALQLNMTKAVNEPFSLEIDEPGNAVTTVKSKKLVTEGNVKFFTPKMTGNLFGLIPITFTPEQPPPLTLPLLWFTNVTIDLAYVSCDTLTASPITITES, from the coding sequence GTGGCGACGGACAACTTCTGGGGCAAGTTCCGCCGGTGGCGGCGGAGCAGGCCGTTCTGGGGTGGCCTGTTCCTTTTGTGGTCCGCCTTCTTCCTGTTCCTGAGCTCGAACCTCTCGCTTCTGACCGAGATGCGGCTGGAGATCCACGTCGGGCCGCAGGGCTTCCTGTCCTACGTGCTGCCCGTCCTGATGCTGCTCTGCGGCCTCCTGGTCTGGTTCACCCCGGCCCAACGCATGTTCTACGGCATCATCGGCCTGCTCACCGCGGTCTACTCGTTCATCGGCTTGAACTTCGGTGGCTGGTTCATCGGCATGCTGAACGGGATCATCGGCGGGGCGCTGGCGATCTCCTGGACCCCCCGTCCCACCCGGCCCGACGTCCCGAAGCTGGGTCCGACCGACGCCACCGGCCCGGACAACCACGCGCAGGGCCCCTCCGGCGACCCGCTGTTCCCGGGTGAGAACACCGAGGCCATCCAGATCGCCGGCCACGACGACCGCCCGCACGAGACCTCCGCGGTGCGCCCGCCGGCGCAGAGCGACTCGAGCATCCTGCCCGGTTTTGATCAGCCGCGGGGCGACCTCCCCGGGCCGCGCCGCGGTCTCAACCGCAAGGCCCTCGCCATCATCATGGTGCCGGCGCTCGTCGGCGCCACAGTGGTGATCGGCAGCCGTGTCCCGGCCAGCGCCGACGACTGCCCCGAGGGCCTGCCGTCGATCGCCACCTCGGTCTCCCCGTCGGCCACCGCCTCGACCAAGGCGTCCGCCACCAAGTCCGCCGACTCGCCGGCCTCCGCGAAACCGGACGGCAAGCTGACCACGACCGGCGCGGCCGACTCGGGCAAGGAGAACACCACCCCGGCCTCCGCCTCGGCGTCCGCGTCCGCCTCCGCCGCGACGGACGACGACGGCAACCCGATCCTGGACGGCATCTCCGACGTGGTCGACGGCGTCGGCAACCTGCTCGGCCTCGGCGACGACGAGGCGTCGTCCTCTCCGAGCGCGTCGCCGTCGCCGTCGGCGACCGAGACGGCCAAGCCCACCACCGAGCCGACCGACGCCGCGACCACCACCCCGGCGACCGGCGGCGCCACTGCCGCGACCAGCGCCCCGGCCAAGAGCACCAGCGCGACCCCGAGCGTCAGCGCCAGCACCGACGTGATCCCCTGCCTCGGCGCCCGCCAGGAGAACAAGATTGCCGACGACGGCGGCATCCCGAAGTCGGCGATCAAGCCCGGCAAGATGAAGGTCAGCTCGCTGACCCTGTACAACTCGACCTACGAGGGCGTCGCCGACGTGCCCACCCAGAACGGCGTCATCAAGGCTCTGCAGCTCAACATGACCAAGGCGGTCAACGAGCCGTTCAGCCTGGAGATCGACGAGCCGGGGAACGCGGTCACCACGGTCAAGAGCAAGAAGCTGGTCACCGAGGGCAACGTCAAGTTCTTCACCCCGAAGATGACCGGCAACCTGTTCGGCCTGATCCCGATCACCTTCACCCCGGAGCAGCCGCCGCCGCTGACCCTGCCGCTGCTCTGGTTCACCAACGTGACGATCGATCTGGCCTACGTCAGCTGCGACACGCTGACCGCCTCCCCGATCACCATCACCGAGAGCTGA